One genomic window of Bactrocera dorsalis isolate Fly_Bdor chromosome 4, ASM2337382v1, whole genome shotgun sequence includes the following:
- the LOC105234220 gene encoding uncharacterized protein LOC105234220, whose translation MLKRQRCEDFDTFVPQTKKLISDKIVDQRDQNKMNKIHQKTINLLFKAARVQKPLEQAQSEAAGEVEVPLWQQVILRGNGEISSKNVTDLIVDLSLESRKSKCCHREAYIRSDCCNCSQALCEYCGHSCAECGVFLCDSCVSLFGCGNVERPICEKCSLFQNL comes from the exons ATGTTAAAGCGTCAGCGTTGTGAAGATTTCGACACATTTGTGCCACAAACTAAAAAGCTTATTAGTGACAAAATTGTGGACCAACGcgatcaaaataaaatgaacaaaattcaTC AAAAGACCATCAACTTATTATTCAAAGCAGCACGTGTACAAAAACCACTAGAACAGGCCCAATCAGAGGCGGCCGGGGAAGTGGAAGTACCACTATGGCAGCAGGTTATTTTACGTGGTAATGGCGAAatatcatcaaaaaatgttaCAGATCTCATAGTTGATCTCTCTTTGGAGAGTCGCAAGTCAAAATGCTGTCACCGTGAAGCTTACATACGTAGTGATTGTTGTAATTGTTCACAAGCGCTGTGTGAATATTGTGGACACTCATGTGCAGAATGTGGTGTATTCCTATGCGACAGTTGCGTTTCCCTATT TGGTTGCGGTAATGTTGAACGGCCAATATGTGAAAAGTgttctttatttcaaaatttataa